Part of the Thermoanaerobaculia bacterium genome is shown below.
CGGCGCTCGCGGCGGGTCGACGGCACCGGCGCGATCACGGCGTCGGCGGGCGCTGCGGCCGCCGCCCCGGCCATGAATCCGGCGAGCGCGGGAGCGAGATAGTCGACCCCGGCGTACTTGAACGCCTTGAGCACTTCTCCGGCGGCTCCCGCGTAAACGGCGGGACACCGGAGGGAATCGTAGTCGGGCGGATCGGCGAGGCAGCGGCCGCAGCGCGGCGGCTCCAGCTCGTCGGCGCCGGCCGCGGCGATCGGCAGGTCGCAGATCGCGCACCGGATACCGGCCGGGCGCGGAAGGGAGCCCCAGCATGCCGCGCAGATCCCCCCTTCGCGGGCGCGGCTGCGTCCGGAGCCGCACGCCCAGCAGGCGGGAGGGAAAACGAACTGCGAGAAGCGCTCGAGAACGGGTCGGACGGCGGCGATCACGCGTCC
Proteins encoded:
- a CDS encoding double zinc ribbon domain-containing protein, with amino-acid sequence MIAAVRPVLERFSQFVFPPACWACGSGRSRAREGGICAACWGSLPRPAGIRCAICDLPIAAAGADELEPPRCGRCLADPPDYDSLRCPAVYAGAAGEVLKAFKYAGVDYLAPALAGFMAGAAAAAPADAVIAPVPSTRRERRGRGFFPAAELAAELARATGRGLAPRLIVKTRETERQAGLPLSRRAENVRGAFRAGSTPAPVLLVDDVATSGATLSACARALKRRGAPRVDAVAFARALPEVP